One segment of Pseudomonas pohangensis DNA contains the following:
- a CDS encoding BatD family protein, translating into MIRHLCTLLLVLLAAQAGAASFTASVDRNQLSEGETVELRLQSDDATLFGKPDLSPLEQDFEILGSRQMNQLSNINGNTSATTTWNVSLLPRRTGELVIPALQLGDQHSQPITLQVNQGNGSGNTSGAPVFIDASLDQESVYVQQQVVLTLRIYHSVSLYNDSNLTPLKMDDARVEPLGSARNYEKDINGVRYGVIEVSYAIFPQKSGTLKIPSQLFSATVADRSAGSSFIPFGKPTRLKSPSIPLQVKPKPASYPADAPWLPARSLSLNEAWSPEPENLEVGQSVTRNVLMKVDGLSAAQLPPLAATLPPGIRSYPEQPKLVNQSSANGVIGSREETQALVPTRSGELQLPAIEVVWWNTREDRLARSSVPGRSLQILENPNLTPVQPPTSEPAAVVISNEHLLWPWQLACALLALTTLLGFSLWWWARKQPAVVSTVQSGPSPRTLLDELKRACQANDAPLTRQTLDAWARQQPETLAAMAERFTPLAEALDALNGALYGADELSWDGKDLWQAIRNMPPVKSTPGAAESSPLPPLYPR; encoded by the coding sequence ATGATCCGTCACCTCTGCACCCTGCTCCTTGTCCTGCTCGCGGCACAGGCCGGCGCTGCCAGTTTCACTGCCAGCGTGGACCGCAACCAGCTGAGCGAAGGGGAAACCGTCGAACTGCGTCTGCAGTCGGACGATGCGACCCTGTTCGGCAAACCCGACCTGTCACCGCTGGAGCAGGACTTCGAGATACTCGGCAGCCGGCAGATGAACCAGCTGAGCAACATCAACGGCAACACCAGCGCCACCACCACCTGGAACGTCAGCCTGCTGCCCAGGCGCACCGGTGAACTGGTGATCCCGGCACTGCAACTGGGTGACCAGCACAGCCAGCCGATCACCCTGCAGGTCAACCAGGGCAACGGCAGCGGCAACACTTCCGGCGCACCGGTGTTCATCGACGCCAGCCTCGATCAGGAGAGTGTCTACGTGCAACAGCAGGTGGTCCTTACCCTGCGCATCTACCACTCGGTCTCGCTGTACAACGACAGCAACCTGACACCGCTGAAAATGGACGACGCGCGGGTCGAGCCACTGGGCTCGGCACGCAATTATGAAAAGGACATCAACGGCGTGCGCTATGGCGTCATTGAAGTCAGCTACGCCATCTTTCCGCAAAAGAGTGGCACGCTGAAAATCCCCTCACAGCTATTCAGTGCCACCGTCGCCGACCGCTCGGCCGGTTCCAGTTTCATTCCCTTTGGCAAACCGACACGCCTGAAGTCGCCGAGCATTCCGCTGCAGGTAAAACCCAAACCGGCCAGCTACCCGGCCGATGCTCCCTGGCTGCCGGCCCGTTCATTGAGCCTCAACGAAGCCTGGAGTCCGGAGCCGGAAAATCTGGAGGTTGGCCAGTCGGTGACGCGCAACGTACTGATGAAAGTCGATGGCCTCTCGGCGGCCCAGTTGCCGCCGCTGGCGGCCACCTTGCCGCCCGGCATACGCAGTTACCCCGAGCAACCCAAGCTGGTCAATCAGAGCAGTGCCAACGGGGTGATCGGCAGCCGCGAGGAAACCCAGGCGCTGGTGCCCACGCGAAGTGGTGAATTGCAGCTGCCGGCAATCGAAGTGGTCTGGTGGAACACCAGGGAAGATCGCCTGGCCCGCTCCAGTGTGCCCGGCCGCAGCCTGCAGATTCTGGAGAATCCGAACCTGACGCCGGTGCAGCCACCGACCAGCGAACCCGCTGCAGTAGTGATCAGCAACGAGCATCTGTTGTGGCCCTGGCAACTGGCCTGCGCGCTGCTGGCGCTGACCACGCTGCTCGGCTTCAGCCTGTGGTGGTGGGCACGCAAGCAACCGGCGGTGGTCAGCACGGTGCAAAGCGGGCCGAGTCCGCGCACCCTGCTCGACGAACTGAAACGCGCCTGCCAGGCCAACGACGCCCCGCTCACGCGGCAGACCCTCGACGCCTGGGCGCGCCAGCAACCGGAAACCCTGGCCGCCATGGCCGAGCGCTTCACACCGCTGGCCGAAGCGCTGGACGCCCTCAATGGCGCACTCTACGGGGCCGACGAATTGAGCTGGGACGGCAAGGACCTGTGGCAGGCAATCCGCAACATGCCACCCGTCAAGAGCACGCCAGGCGCGGCCGAGAGCAGCCCGCTGCCACCGCTGTATCCGCGCTAA
- a CDS encoding VWA domain-containing protein: MSAFWPHWLRPGWLLLLPLLIWFAWQLWHRPQRSGRWQALIPAVFHHALLSGGQQRSTRLPWLALTLGWLLALLALLGPSWQQIENNPLKRADPLVVVLDQSAEMLAADTPPSRQEQARRKVLDLLQARDDAQTAIVVYAGSAHSLVPLSDDLLTSSNLLESLKPSIMPVPGRRADLGVEKALQLLQQGANGKGRILLITAQLDDQEQAGIRRLLGNSGTSVDILGVGTSEGAPITQADGSFVKDDKGSILLPRLDESSLQQLAGSTGGHYSRLRPDSLDLDQLQLLDQVHSTRQAGEPTRLELWADAGHWLLLPLLLLAACASRRGWLFCLLPLLLVTPRPVYAFEFIDLWLTPDQQGARLLQQEQPAAAAEHFADPRWQGIAQYQAGNYADAASAFTQGDRAVDHFNRGNALARNGDLEAALDAYETALERQPEMPQAQQNKALIEDLLRQQQEQQNQQQAEGQQGKQDQQQSGNSGQQQKPQQGNQQQDQAGQQPEAGAAQSADASNKPGKPDAANQPDTTSAQPPADGAASPAQADQQTAAKPADSTSPAANNAASEPLTSNSTNPRDKDAGAPAQTQATGAQADAGESPAASQAGENVEQLDQESRQALEQWLRQIPDDPSELLRRKFWYEQQRRQENLP, translated from the coding sequence ATGAGCGCGTTCTGGCCACACTGGCTGCGCCCGGGCTGGCTGCTGTTGCTGCCGCTGCTGATCTGGTTCGCCTGGCAACTCTGGCATCGCCCGCAGCGCAGTGGTCGCTGGCAGGCACTGATCCCCGCGGTGTTCCATCACGCCCTGCTCAGTGGCGGCCAGCAGCGCAGCACGCGCCTGCCCTGGCTGGCACTGACTCTGGGCTGGCTACTGGCCCTGCTGGCCCTGCTGGGTCCGAGCTGGCAGCAGATCGAAAACAATCCGCTCAAGCGCGCCGACCCGCTGGTGGTGGTGCTCGACCAGAGCGCAGAAATGCTCGCTGCCGACACCCCGCCGAGCCGTCAGGAACAGGCGCGGCGCAAAGTGCTCGACCTGTTGCAGGCGCGCGACGATGCGCAGACCGCGATCGTCGTCTACGCCGGCAGCGCCCACAGTCTGGTGCCGCTTTCCGATGACCTGCTGACTTCGAGCAATCTGCTGGAATCGCTGAAGCCTTCGATCATGCCGGTGCCCGGCCGGCGCGCCGATCTGGGTGTGGAAAAAGCCCTGCAACTGCTGCAACAGGGTGCCAACGGCAAGGGCCGCATCCTGCTGATCACGGCACAGCTCGACGATCAGGAGCAGGCCGGGATTCGCCGGTTGCTGGGCAACAGCGGTACGTCAGTGGATATCCTCGGCGTCGGTACCAGCGAAGGAGCGCCGATCACCCAGGCCGATGGCAGCTTCGTCAAGGATGACAAGGGCAGCATCCTGCTGCCGCGGCTCGATGAAAGCAGTCTGCAACAACTGGCCGGCAGCACTGGCGGTCATTACAGCCGCTTGCGCCCGGACAGTCTGGATCTGGACCAACTGCAACTGCTCGACCAGGTACACAGCACCCGGCAAGCCGGCGAACCGACACGCCTGGAGTTGTGGGCCGATGCAGGGCACTGGTTGCTGCTGCCGCTATTGCTGCTGGCCGCCTGCGCCAGCCGCCGTGGCTGGCTGTTCTGCCTGCTGCCGCTGCTGCTGGTGACGCCACGGCCGGTGTATGCCTTCGAGTTCATCGACCTCTGGCTCACCCCTGACCAGCAAGGCGCACGGCTGCTGCAACAGGAGCAACCGGCAGCGGCGGCCGAGCATTTTGCCGATCCCCGCTGGCAGGGCATTGCGCAGTATCAGGCGGGTAATTATGCCGATGCCGCCAGTGCCTTCACCCAGGGCGACCGCGCCGTCGATCACTTCAATCGCGGCAATGCGCTGGCCAGGAATGGCGATCTGGAAGCGGCGCTGGACGCCTATGAAACCGCACTCGAGCGCCAGCCCGAGATGCCCCAGGCGCAGCAGAACAAGGCGCTGATCGAAGACCTGCTGCGCCAGCAGCAAGAGCAGCAGAATCAACAGCAGGCCGAGGGCCAGCAAGGCAAACAGGATCAGCAGCAGTCCGGCAACAGCGGCCAGCAACAGAAGCCGCAGCAGGGCAATCAACAGCAGGACCAGGCGGGCCAGCAGCCCGAGGCCGGCGCGGCGCAATCCGCTGATGCCAGCAACAAGCCCGGCAAGCCGGATGCTGCCAATCAGCCGGATACCACTTCCGCGCAGCCACCGGCAGATGGCGCAGCCAGTCCGGCGCAGGCCGACCAGCAAACCGCTGCAAAGCCGGCCGACAGCACCAGCCCGGCGGCGAACAACGCAGCCAGTGAACCACTGACCAGCAACAGCACCAACCCCCGCGACAAGGACGCCGGCGCCCCCGCACAGACGCAGGCAACCGGCGCTCAGGCGGACGCCGGCGAGAGCCCGGCAGCCAGCCAGGCGGGCGAGAATGTCGAACAGCTGGATCAGGAGAGCCGTCAGGCCCTGGAACAATGGCTGCGGCAGATCCCCGATGACCCCTCGGAACTGCTGCGCCGCAAGTTCTGGTACGAACAGCAACGCCGTCAGGAAAATTTGCCATGA
- a CDS encoding vWA domain-containing protein, whose protein sequence is MFEFTWPWVFLLTPLPWLMRRLLPPADSGEAALRVTFIADLETLAGRRARKTFPDMRQHWPIGLLWLLLLLAAARPEWVGEPLPIATSGRDLMLAVDVSGSMDYTDMQWQGQEVSRLNLVKGLVGEFISGRQSDRLGLILFGSNAYLQAPLTFDRQTVRTWLDEALIGIAGKNTAIGDAIGLAVKRLRERPAQSRVLVLVTDGANTAGQIEPLTAARLAAEEGVKIYTIGIGADPKASGIAGLLGMNPGLDLDEPQLTEIAGITGGRYFRARDAGELAEISQALDQLEPVAQQPTQARPARPLFPWPLGIALLLSLLLVSRELWPQRWANARSKARTLFRGQP, encoded by the coding sequence ATGTTTGAGTTCACCTGGCCCTGGGTTTTCCTGCTCACCCCGCTGCCCTGGCTGATGCGTCGCCTGCTGCCGCCGGCCGACAGTGGCGAAGCGGCGCTGCGCGTGACCTTCATTGCCGACCTCGAAACCCTCGCCGGCCGCCGTGCGCGCAAGACCTTCCCGGACATGCGCCAGCACTGGCCGATCGGCCTGCTGTGGCTGCTGCTGTTACTGGCTGCCGCACGCCCGGAATGGGTCGGCGAACCACTGCCGATCGCCACCAGCGGACGTGACCTGATGCTCGCCGTGGATGTTTCCGGCTCGATGGATTACACCGACATGCAATGGCAGGGGCAGGAGGTCAGCCGTCTGAACCTGGTCAAGGGCCTGGTCGGCGAGTTCATCTCGGGTCGCCAGAGCGACCGCCTCGGGCTGATCCTGTTTGGCAGCAACGCCTACCTGCAGGCACCCCTGACCTTTGACCGGCAAACCGTCAGGACCTGGCTGGATGAAGCGCTGATCGGCATCGCCGGCAAGAATACCGCCATTGGCGATGCCATCGGCCTCGCAGTCAAACGCCTGCGCGAGCGGCCGGCACAGAGCCGGGTACTGGTACTGGTGACCGATGGTGCCAACACCGCCGGCCAGATCGAACCGCTGACTGCCGCCCGCCTGGCTGCCGAGGAAGGCGTGAAAATCTACACCATCGGTATCGGTGCCGACCCCAAGGCCAGCGGCATTGCCGGCTTGCTCGGCATGAATCCCGGACTGGACCTCGACGAGCCGCAACTGACCGAGATTGCCGGCATCACCGGCGGCCGCTATTTCCGTGCCCGTGACGCCGGCGAGCTGGCCGAGATCAGCCAGGCTCTCGACCAGCTGGAGCCGGTCGCCCAGCAGCCGACCCAGGCGCGCCCGGCCCGACCGCTGTTTCCCTGGCCACTGGGCATTGCCCTGCTGCTCAGTCTGCTGCTGGTATCGCGGGAACTGTGGCCGCAGCGCTGGGCCAACGCCCGCAGCAAGGCCCGCACACTCTTCAGGGGGCAACCATGA
- a CDS encoding DUF4381 domain-containing protein produces MNPLDQLLPPISPPPVSWWPPAPGWWLLLILLPLLFWGLWQLRKRLAGKLRKPKRSNELDPLRLAALHELEQLPRPLPDEPAGIWLQQLNALLKRLCREHYPSQHSHTLSGRAWLAFLDSRCPAAGLTRWMVLVDGGYRPQCKLDQEAIDGLNKSVETWIRKHV; encoded by the coding sequence ATGAATCCGCTTGATCAGCTGCTGCCGCCGATCAGCCCGCCACCAGTGTCCTGGTGGCCGCCCGCGCCCGGCTGGTGGTTGCTGCTGATTCTGCTGCCGCTGCTGTTCTGGGGTCTCTGGCAACTGCGCAAGCGCCTGGCCGGCAAGTTGCGCAAGCCCAAGCGCAGCAATGAACTGGATCCACTGCGCCTGGCTGCCCTGCACGAGCTGGAACAGTTGCCACGGCCGCTGCCCGACGAGCCCGCCGGCATCTGGCTGCAACAACTCAACGCCCTGCTCAAGCGCCTGTGCCGTGAGCACTATCCCAGCCAGCACAGCCACACCCTCAGTGGCCGGGCCTGGCTGGCCTTTCTCGACAGCCGCTGCCCGGCGGCCGGTTTGACGCGCTGGATGGTGCTGGTCGATGGCGGCTACCGCCCGCAATGCAAACTGGACCAAGAGGCCATCGACGGCCTCAACAAGTCCGTGGAAACCTGGATTCGCAAACATGTTTGA
- a CDS encoding DUF58 domain-containing protein, which produces MHDLPAQPGIRTSLAELIGMRHHVHEVQIFSTPARRSPLIGLHHSRLRGRGVDFDQVRAYQPGDDVRTIDWRVTARTQKPHTKVFHEERERPIFIIVEQSRRLFFGSGLAFKSVIAAHAASLLGWAALEHNDRIGGLVFSDSEHHEVRPRRSKQSLLQLLNWTVRANQGLSADSAVGPRDGFSLALRRAREVLRPGSLVVVLCDERALGDTAEQQLSLLARHTDLILMPLSDQLDHALPAAGLLRFTDRYTQLEIDTQDADLRLGYAALGAARQARWQRLAQKLCVLLMPLHTRSDIVEQIREHLQSGGRR; this is translated from the coding sequence ATGCATGACCTGCCCGCTCAACCCGGCATCCGCACCAGCCTGGCGGAACTGATCGGCATGCGTCACCACGTGCATGAGGTGCAGATTTTCTCCACCCCGGCGCGGCGCAGTCCGCTGATCGGCCTGCACCATTCCCGGCTGCGCGGACGCGGGGTCGACTTCGACCAGGTGCGCGCCTACCAGCCGGGAGATGACGTGCGCACCATCGACTGGCGCGTCACCGCACGTACGCAAAAACCGCACACCAAGGTCTTTCACGAAGAGCGCGAGCGGCCGATCTTCATCATCGTCGAACAAAGCCGGCGGCTGTTTTTCGGCTCCGGTCTGGCCTTCAAGTCGGTCATCGCCGCCCACGCGGCAAGCCTGCTCGGCTGGGCCGCGCTGGAACACAACGACCGCATCGGCGGCCTGGTGTTCAGTGACAGCGAACACCATGAAGTACGTCCGCGACGCAGCAAGCAGAGCCTGCTGCAACTGCTCAACTGGACCGTGCGGGCCAACCAGGGTCTGTCTGCCGACAGCGCCGTGGGCCCGCGCGACGGCTTCAGCCTGGCCCTGCGCCGCGCCCGCGAAGTGCTGCGCCCCGGCAGCCTGGTGGTGGTGCTGTGTGACGAGCGCGCCCTCGGCGATACCGCCGAACAGCAACTCAGCCTGCTCGCCCGGCATACCGACCTGATCCTCATGCCGCTCTCCGACCAGCTCGACCATGCACTGCCAGCCGCCGGTCTGCTGCGCTTTACCGATCGCTACACCCAACTGGAAATCGACACCCAGGACGCCGATCTGCGTCTGGGCTATGCCGCACTGGGCGCAGCACGCCAGGCGCGCTGGCAACGGCTGGCGCAGAAACTCTGTGTCCTGCTGATGCCACTGCACACCCGGAGCGACATCGTCGAGCAGATCCGCGAACACCTGCAGAGTGGTGGCCGCCGATGA
- a CDS encoding AAA family ATPase: protein MEHREALVALRQFLSSQILGQEKLVERLLIALIADGHLLVEGAPGLAKTKAIKELAEGLEAEFHRIQFTPDLLPSDITGTEIYRPETGSFVFQQGPIFHNLVLADEINRAPAKVQSALLEAMAERQISVGRTTYELPALFLVMATQNPIEQEGTYPLPEAQLDRFLMHVRIGFPDAVTERRILNLARGDALNGETLPEQKVSQETIFAARKEILGLHMAEAVEEYMVQLVMATRTPAKFDAELAEWLAYGASPRGTISLDRCARAHAWLAGREFVSPEDIQAVLFDVLRHRLILSFEAEAAGIDQDRVIQRILDVVAVA, encoded by the coding sequence ATGGAACATCGAGAAGCCCTTGTAGCCTTGCGCCAATTTCTCAGCAGCCAGATTCTTGGTCAGGAAAAACTGGTCGAGCGCCTGTTGATTGCGCTGATTGCCGATGGCCACCTGCTGGTCGAGGGCGCGCCCGGGCTGGCCAAGACCAAGGCGATCAAGGAGCTGGCCGAAGGCCTGGAGGCCGAATTCCATCGCATCCAGTTCACCCCCGACCTGCTGCCTTCGGACATCACCGGCACCGAGATCTATCGTCCGGAAACCGGCAGCTTCGTGTTCCAGCAGGGACCGATCTTTCACAATCTGGTACTGGCCGACGAGATCAACCGGGCACCGGCCAAGGTGCAGTCGGCATTGCTCGAGGCGATGGCCGAACGGCAGATTTCGGTGGGTCGCACCACCTACGAACTGCCAGCACTGTTTCTGGTCATGGCCACGCAGAACCCGATCGAACAGGAAGGCACCTACCCGCTGCCCGAGGCGCAACTCGACCGCTTCCTCATGCATGTACGCATCGGCTTCCCGGATGCCGTCACCGAGCGGCGCATCCTCAATCTGGCCCGCGGTGATGCACTCAATGGCGAAACCCTCCCGGAGCAGAAGGTCAGCCAGGAAACCATCTTCGCCGCGCGCAAGGAAATTCTCGGCCTGCACATGGCCGAAGCGGTAGAGGAATACATGGTGCAGCTGGTCATGGCCACCCGCACCCCGGCCAAGTTCGACGCCGAACTGGCCGAATGGCTGGCCTACGGTGCCAGTCCGCGCGGCACCATTTCCCTCGACCGTTGCGCGCGGGCCCATGCCTGGCTGGCCGGGCGTGAATTCGTCAGTCCGGAAGACATCCAGGCGGTACTCTTCGATGTGCTGCGCCACCGGCTGATCCTGTCGTTCGAAGCGGAAGCCGCCGGCATCGACCAGGATCGCGTGATCCAGCGCATTCTCGATGTGGTGGCGGTGGCGTGA